One region of Flavobacterium sp. KACC 22763 genomic DNA includes:
- a CDS encoding glycosylase — protein sequence MKIKYLILTISALIITSCATKYKKREITDSVMQEIYEEIKTPYKYGLVMVPTDNSYKIDCPSVFRKDGKWYMTYLIYDGRGYETWLAESDNLLDWKHLGKVMSFSENEKHWDVNQKAGYISLQDLTWGGSYEWEKYDDKYWMSYFGGDSKGYEAGVLSIGMAYTKETPTKPHEFQRLENPVLTPKDKDAKWWDNSTMYKNSVIRDKDKVTGHNFIMYYNARGDSINPAKGAERIAMAVSNDMKTWKRYGDKPLINHHKGISGDAYIQRINDTWVMFYFGAFWTGWNQGAFNRFAVSNDLVNWTDWKGDDLVKSSEPYDDMFAHKSFVVKHDGVVYHFYCAVNKAEQRGIAIATSKDLGKSKLNFVAPPEKKAK from the coding sequence ATGAAAATTAAATATCTAATCCTAACCATTTCAGCACTTATCATAACCAGCTGTGCTACCAAATACAAGAAAAGAGAAATTACCGATAGCGTAATGCAGGAGATTTACGAAGAAATCAAAACGCCTTATAAATACGGTTTGGTAATGGTTCCGACAGACAACTCATACAAAATCGATTGCCCGAGTGTATTTAGAAAAGATGGCAAATGGTATATGACGTATTTAATTTACGACGGAAGAGGTTACGAAACCTGGTTGGCAGAAAGTGACAATCTTTTAGATTGGAAACATCTAGGAAAAGTAATGTCATTTTCAGAAAATGAAAAACATTGGGATGTCAACCAAAAAGCAGGATATATTTCGTTGCAAGATCTAACTTGGGGCGGAAGCTACGAATGGGAAAAGTACGATGACAAATACTGGATGAGTTATTTTGGCGGAGACAGCAAAGGTTACGAAGCGGGCGTTTTATCAATAGGAATGGCGTATACCAAAGAAACACCGACAAAACCACACGAATTTCAGAGATTAGAAAATCCGGTTTTGACTCCAAAAGATAAAGACGCCAAATGGTGGGATAATAGTACGATGTATAAAAACAGTGTGATTCGTGATAAAGACAAAGTTACAGGACACAATTTCATCATGTATTATAATGCTCGTGGCGATAGTATCAATCCTGCTAAAGGCGCTGAACGTATTGCTATGGCAGTATCAAACGATATGAAAACATGGAAACGTTATGGAGATAAACCTTTAATCAATCATCATAAAGGAATTTCGGGAGATGCTTATATTCAGCGAATTAATGATACTTGGGTAATGTTCTATTTTGGAGCTTTCTGGACGGGATGGAATCAAGGTGCCTTTAACCGTTTTGCGGTTTCGAATGATTTAGTAAACTGGACCGACTGGAAAGGAGACGATTTAGTCAAATCATCTGAACCTTACGATGATATGTTTGCGCATAAATCATTTGTGGTAAAACATGATGGCGTTGTCTATCATTTTTATTGTGCCGTTAACAAAGCAGAACAAAGAGGAATCGCAATCGCAACATCTAAAGATTTAGGAAAAAGTAAATTGAATTTTGTGGCACCGCCCGAAAAGAAAGCAAAGTAA